The proteins below come from a single Rosa rugosa chromosome 2, drRosRugo1.1, whole genome shotgun sequence genomic window:
- the LOC133734849 gene encoding dirigent protein 19-like codes for MARILPISAFQFIIISSLLSSFSMILVSGEDHEFVKPMDPELFGLKKEKLTHFRLYWHDIVDGPNPTAVTVVQPNSSQTKFGMIRMIDNQLTLGPESSSKLLGRAQGFYASASQQDTSLLMAQNFAFVQGKYNGSTITLMGRNSLSNKVRELLVIGGSGLFRFARGYALLTTQSFNASKSDDAVVEYNIYVLHY; via the coding sequence ATGGCTAGAATCCTTCCTATCTCAGCTTTCCAATTCATCATAATCTCCTCCCTCCTGTCTTCCTTTTCTATGATCCTAGTTTCTGGGGAAGATCATGAGTTTGTGAAACCCATGGACCCCGAGCTTTTTGgtctaaagaaagaaaaacttacCCATTTTCGCTTGTATTGGCACGACATTGTTGATGGTCCTAATCCCACTGCCGTGACAGTAGTGCAACCCAACTCCTCCCAAACAAAGTTCGGAATGATAAGAATGATCGACAACCAGCTAACCTTAGGCCCCGAATCGAGCTCGAAGCTGTTGGGAAGGGCTCAAGGGTTTTATGCATCTGCATCACAACAAGACACTAGTCTGTTGATGGCTCAGAACTTTGCATTTGTTCAGGGGAAGTATAACGGTAGCACCATAACCCTGATGGGAAGGAACTCGCTTTCCAACAAGGTAAGGGAGCTGTTGGTGATCGGAGGAAGTGGACTTTTCAGGTTTGCTAGGGGTTATGCTCTACTAACAACTCAGTCGTTTAACGCCTCTAAAAGTGACGATGCTGTGGTGGAGTATAACATCTATGTCTTGCATTACTGA
- the LOC133734046 gene encoding pentatricopeptide repeat-containing protein At4g21065-like, with protein MSPPPLFAWNSIIRAFAKSPAPIESVNFFFELRRIGLKPDYFTYPFVVKACGRCKMVGVGGWVHCLIVKGGFDSDRYIGNALFRMYADCGAVGIARKVFDEMPVRDVVSWSSLIAGYVACDYPLEALRVFREMKLANEKPNSVTLVSLLSACTCVHNISTGKSIHCYIIVHPIEIDVALGTALIEMYSKCGHVEKAFHIFNSMSEKNLQSWTIMICGLADHGRGNDAILLFARMEQAGLVPDSMAFSAILSACSHLGLLNEGRQFFNQMVRTYNIEPTMEHYGCLVDLLGRAGLIEEAYEVIKNMPMEPNSVILRSFLGACRNHNVVFPLDDKFRKVLKSESHLGANYVLAANVSSVSGCWSDAADLRLSMKQKGVVKVPGCSWVEVGGSSSGDILKETVS; from the exons ATGTCTCCTCCGCCGCTGTTTGCTTGGAATTCAATCATCAGGGCCTTTGCAAAGAGCCCAGCTCCGATTGAATCGGTCAACTTTTTCTTTGAGCTGCGTAGAATTGGGCTTAAACCCGACTACTTTACTTACCCTTTTGTTGTGAAAGCCTGTGGTCGATGTAAGATGGTTGGAGTTGGTGGGTGGGTGCATTGTTTGATTGTGAAAGGTGGTTTTGATTCGGATCGGTATATAGGGAATGCCCTTTTCAGAATGTATGCTGATTGCGGCGCGGTTGGGATTGCGAggaaggtgtttgatgaaatgcctgTGAGAGATGTGGTTTCTTGGAGCTCTTTGATCGCCGGATATGTTGCTTG CGACTACCCATTGGAAGCCTTAAGGGTGTTTCGAGAAATGAAGCTAGCCAATGAAAAACCAAATTCAGTCACTTTGGTAAGCTTGCTTTCTGCCTGTACCTGTGTACACAATATTAGCACAGGGAAGTCAATTCATTGCTACATTATCGTCCATCCCATAGAGATAGATGTTGCGTTGGGAACTGCTCTGATTGAGATGTATTCCAAGTGTGGGCATGTTGAGAAAGCCTTCCATATCTTCAATTCAATGAGTGAAAAGAATTTGCAGTCTTGGACTATTATGATTTGTGGTCTTGCCGATCATGGTCGTGGAAACGATGCCATCTTGTTGTTTGCTCGCATGGAACAAGCTGGATTGGTACCAGACAGCATGGCATTTTCTGCTATCTTGTCAGCCTGTAGCCACTTGGGCCTCCTTAATGAGGGTCgacaatttttcaatcagatgGTGAGAACATATAATATTGAACCAACAATGGAACATTATGGATGCTTAGTAGATTTGCTTGGAAGAGCTGGTCTGATTGAAGAGGCTTATGAGGTTATCAAAAATATGCCAATGGAGCCTAATTCAGTTATACTGCGGAGTTTCTTGGGTGCCTGTAGGAACCACAATGTAGTTTTTCCTTTAGATGATAAGTTCAGGAAAGTCCTTAAATCGGAGTCTCACCTTGGAGCAAACTATGTACTTGCAGCTAATGTATCTTCTGTCTCTGGTTGTTGGAGTGATGCTGCTGATCTGCGACTATCCATGAAACAGAAGGGTGTGGTAAAGGTTCCTGGGTGCAGTTGGGTGGAGGTGGGTGGTAGTTCATCTGGAGATATTTTAAAAGAGACTGTAAGTTAG
- the LOC133734047 gene encoding uncharacterized protein LOC133734047 → MAKLNVSAASDLQLSKRRRIGVEEEEEELDPLYINPHLHCLGLSETMKASESGVSTAPSNKEKKPIKPQFVPAKDDSKPVLQDPILRSDPIETEEAVLRLPPFSLCPDHQGRVNTKMG, encoded by the exons ATGGCAAAGCTAAATGTGTCCGCCGCGTCAGACCTGCAGCTCAGCAAACGACGTCGTATTggtgttgaagaagaagaagaagaattagacCCTTTATATATAAACCCTCATCTTCACTGTTTAGGATTATCAGAAACAATGAAAGCTTCGGAGTCCGGGGTTTCAACGGCGCCCAGCAACAAAGAGAAGAAGCCCATCAAGCCTCAATTCGTTCCGGCCAAAGATGACAGCAAACCTGTGCTTCAAGACCCA ATTTTGAGGTCGGACCCGATTGAGACAGAGGAAGCTGTGCTGAGATTGCCTCCGTTTTCTCTGTGCCCAGATCATCAAGGAAGGGTTAACACCAAAATGGGGTGA